In Populus trichocarpa isolate Nisqually-1 chromosome 12, P.trichocarpa_v4.1, whole genome shotgun sequence, a genomic segment contains:
- the LOC18103702 gene encoding uncharacterized protein LOC18103702: MAKNKKKTASISARGKRNQSLDLTDPVLALAAPAAFPASNCKNRLLKTLTGGSSRNKYLFQADDVLVEDGSEEEAFEEDEADNAEPEDDSGSGFFYSPTLNLTKGTTIASCEGARKTPDVAKSSGNPSATVTGTQAQPTVSVEEISHPGTSISPDHTVGKWRDLFATNRSSASYSKLIHFSNISTARQCSLLDEDLDSNCDLWKSCVVGYVDGKFPGYKALHDIVTNTWQCEASLTIHESGWLVYKFNSVDDKLAVLASGPYLVYGRPLILKAMPEYFNFSYEEMTRVPVWVKFPNLPLKCWSTKCLSKIASVIGKPILSDQLTSTMSRISYARVLVELDLLDDLIHSVDILLPNSTALTQRVIYETLPRFCKHCKVLGHATGVCSKATVESRTMGSHAVMGSTKQGTASNGLGYAVDAGVEKNKGKDVAADHYCDPMQAEEDVMSADLETVRSKKSSKFQKSKNIATIGD, encoded by the coding sequence AtggccaaaaacaaaaagaaaactgcATCTATTTCTGCTCGTGGGAAGAGAAACCAGTCACTCGATCTGACAGACCCGGTCTTAGCTTTGGCAGCTCCTGCTGCCTTTCCAGCTTCCAACTGTAAGAATCGACTGCTCAAAACCCTTACGGGTGGGTCTAGTCGAAACAAATACCTCTTTCAAGCTGATGATGTCCTCGTAGAAGATGGGTCTGAGGAAGAAGcatttgaagaagatgaagcaGACAATGCCGAACCAGAGGATGACAGTGGGAGTGGTTTCTTTTATTCCCCTACTTTAAATCTGACGAAAGGAACAACTATTGCTAGTTGTGAAGGTGCCCGCAAGACCCCTGATGTTGCCAAGTCTTCTGGAAATCCATCTGCAACAGTGACTGGAACTCAAGCTCAACCAACGGTCTCTGTAGAGGAAATATCTCACCCAGGTACCTCTATATCTCCGGACCATACAGTTGGTAAATGGCGTGATTTATTTGCCACCAATCGTAGCAGTGCTTCTTATTCCAAGCttattcatttttcaaatattagcaCTGCTAGGCAATGTTCCTTGCTAGATGAAGATTTAGACAGTAATTGTGATCTATGGAAATCATGTGTTGTGGGTTATGTTGATGGCAAATTTCCTGGGTATAAAGCCCTGCATGATATTGTTACAAACACATGGCAATGTGAAGCTTCCTTGACTATTCATGAATCTGGCTGGTTAGTGTACAAATTTAACAGTGTGGATGATAAATTGGCGGTTCTTGCTAGTGGTCCCTATCTGGTGTATGGCAGGCCATTAATCTTGAAGGCTATGCCAGAGTATTTTAACTTCAGTTATGAAGAAATGACTAGGGTCCCTGTTTGGGTGAAATTCCCAAATCTGCCGTTAAAATGTTGGTCTACCAAGTGCCTCTCTAAGATTGCCAGCGTGATTGGGAAACCAATCCTAAGTGATCAGCTCACTTCTACTATGTCGAGAATCTCGTATGCTAGAGTTCTAGTGGAACTCGATTTGCTTGATGATCTTATCCATTCTGTTGACATTCTCCTGCCTAATAGTACTGCTCTCACACAAAGAGTAATATATGAGACACTACCCAGATTTTGCAAGCACTGCAAAGTTCTTGGTCATGCAACTGGGGTTTGTTCTAAGGCTACTGTAGAGTCAAGAACGATGGGCAGTCATGCAGTTATGGGAAGCACTAAGCAAGGCACTGCCTCTAACGGTTTGGGATATGCTGTGGATGCTGGTGTGGAGAAAAATAAGGGGAAAGATGTTGCTGCAGATCACTATTGTGACCCCATGCAAGCTGAGGAGGATGTCATGTCTGCAGACTTGGAAACTGTCCGGAGTAAGAAAAGCAGTAAGTTTCAAAAGAGTAAAAACATTGCAACAATTGGGgactag